From a region of the Triticum aestivum cultivar Chinese Spring chromosome 7D, IWGSC CS RefSeq v2.1, whole genome shotgun sequence genome:
- the LOC123169514 gene encoding myb family transcription factor IPN2 produces MFPAAAAASSKKPGVSPSSVHDRAAAAACDSGLVLTTDPKPRLRWTVELHDRFVDAVAQLGGPDKATPKTIMRVMGVKGLTLYHLKSHLQKFRLGKQHKEFGDHSVKDAMEMQRNAASSSSGMMGRSMNDRSTHMNESLRMQMEVQRRLHEQLEVQKHLQMRVEAQGKYMQSILEKAYQTLASSDCATWPAAAGYRSLGGSQAPALDLGGSMSFQDLTLYGGSSSHLDLQQHMEMRPTMAMDSFLAFNESCIGSATVRSCSTGKSPMMWGNGDDDQAKSGGSADELLQMAPSCMMEAGGGSGGSMDPIMSLSGDSLGSKGFDGPIISSKLEMRSSPQQVGSERNLSYG; encoded by the exons ATGTTCCCGGCTGCTGCAGCTGCTTCCTCCAAGAAGCCCGGCGTGAGCCCGTCGTCAGTCCACgatcgggccgccgccgccgcgtgcgACTCCGGCCTCGTCCTCACCACCGACCCCAAGCCCCGCCTCCGGTGGACGGTCGAGCTCCACGACCGTTTCGTCGATGCCGTCGCGCAGCTTGGAGGCCCGGACA AGGCGACTCCGAAGACTATTATGAGGGTTATGGGAGTCAAGGGGCTCACGCTTTACCATCTCAAGAGTCATCTTCAG AAATTCAGGCTAGGGAAGCAGCACAAGGAGTTCGGTGATCACTCGGTCAAGGATG CAATGGAGATGCAACGGAATGCAGCCTCTTCGTCTTCGGGTATGATGGGAAGAAGCATGAACGA CCGCAGCACGCACATGAACGAGTCACTAAGGATGCAGATGGAGGTCCAAAGAAGGCTCCATGAGCAGCTGGAG GTGCAGAAGCATCTCCAGATGAGGGTGGAGGCCCAGGGGAAGTACATGCAGTCCATCCTGGAGAAAGCGTACCAAACCCTCGCGTCCAGCGATTGCGCCACATGGCCCGCCGCCGCCGGGTACAGATCTCTAGGTGGCAGCCAGGCGCCGGCCCTCGACCTCGGCGGCTCCATGAGCTTCCAGGACCTCACCCTGTATGGAGGGTCGTCGAGCCATCTGGACCTGCAGCAGCACATGGAGATGAGGCCGACCATGGCCATGGACAGCTTCTTGGCGTTCAACGAGAGCTGCATTGGATCAGCAACAGTCAGGAGCTGCTCCACCGGGAAGAGCCCGATGATGTGGGGCAACGGCGATGATGACCAGGCCAAGAGTGGCGGCAGCGCCGATGAGCTTCTCCAGATGGCGCCGTCGTGCATGATggaggcgggcggcggcagcggcggctcaaTGGATCCAATCATGTCATTGTCCGGCGACTCCTTGGGCAGTAAGGGCTTCGACGGCCCAATCATCAGCTCCAAGCTTGAGATGAGGTCGTCTCCACAGCAAGTAGGAAGTGAGAGGAACTTGTCCTACGGGTAA